The following nucleotide sequence is from Paeniglutamicibacter kerguelensis.
ATCCGAGTACGGGCCAGGGGCCGTGTGGGCGGCGGTGAGTCACGGGGATGTCATCAAGTCAGTGCTCGCCGACGCGCTCGGCATGCACCTTGACCTGTTCCAGCGAATCAATGTGAGCCCAGCCTCCGTATCGATCGTGCACTACGGCATTAATCGGCCGACCGTCTACGCAACCAACACCGACGCTGGGGATCTGTCGTGGCTGTCGAAAAGTATCCACACTGGCGATGCACCGGTGGGCGGCGGGGCAGGGCAAGAAGCGCCACGAACCTCTGAAGCCTAAGATACTTATATGCCTACACGTGTTCATGAATTTATCTGGCCGGATCGGGTCGTCGTTGGCACCCTTGGTCTTCCGGGGGCGCGCACGTTCTACCTGCAGGTGCGCGCAGGGACGCAGATTGTCAGTATTGCCATGGAGAAGCAGCAGTCGGCTCTGCTCGCCGAGATGATCGACGAAATTCTTGACCAGCTCATCGCTCTAGAGGGCAACCCCTTCAGCGTTCCCACGGGTACTCCCCGTGAACTCGTCGACAATGACCAGCTCGAGGCCGTTCAGGAGCAGTTTCGGACCGGATCCATGAGCCTGGGTTGGGACCCCACGACGGCGCAGGTCGTCATTGAGGCCTACCCGATCACTGACATCGCTGCCGACGATGACGTCGAATCGGTTGACGAGATTGACCCTACCGCGACCGAAATGTTGCTGGTAAAAATGCCGGTCGGCTCAGCCCGGGCATTTGCCAAGCGCACCCGTGAGGTCGTCGGCGCCGGGCGTCCGATGTGCCCGCTCTGCGGTTACCCCATAGACGCCGACGGGCACACCTGCACCGTTCCCGAGGTCTGATGCCAGCGCCGGACCTAGTGTGCGCCGAGCTGACGCTCACCGGCCGCATCACGACCGCTTCAAACGCTACATTCCTGGGCAGCATCGACGACGTGGTGGTCGTCTACAAGCCGATAGCAGGCGAACATCCGCTGTGGGATTTTCCCAACGGCACCCTGGCTCACCGGGAGCTGGCCGCCTATCTGGTCTCGCAGGTCTTGGGCTGGAACGTTGTGCCGCACACCTGGCTGCGCGATGGTCCGCTGGGCGAGGGAATGGTGCAACTCTGGCAGGAGCAAGACCCGACCCAGAATGCCGTGGATCTGGTCGCGACGGACGATGTTCCGGAGACGGGCTGGAAGCACGTTCTCGAGGGTCAAGATGAGAACGGACGGACAGTCAACCTCATTCACGAAGACTCGCCAGCACTCAGACACATGGCCGTGTTCGACGCGATCGTGAACAATGCCGACCGCAAAGGCAACCATATTCTTGCCATGACGGACGGACACCGGTACGGAGTGGATCATGGGCTCACCTTTCACAATGACAACAAGCTGCGAACGGTGTTGTGGGGGTGGCTGGGTGACGCCCTGACCGCCGAGGAAGAAGAAGGCATAGACCGTGTCAATGAAGGACTGCACGGTCAGCTGGGCCGAAACCTGGCGGGCTTGCTCAGCGCCGAAGAAATCGCATCGCTTGCCGCGCGCTGCTCCCGGTTGCGCCTAGCAGGTCGTTTTCCTGCTCCTAGCGGTGAGATGCCTGCGGTGCCCTGGCCGCTGTTCTGAGGGAATTACGTCTGCTGGCTTCGCGGCCTGTGTCACGACGAGTCGCCCTCTGCCCATACCCGCAGAGCGGATCCAACGCCCGGCAAGAACGGTGCCTTTGGTTCCTTGAACGACTTTGATTGCGGCCACAAGTTTGGTCATTCTTTCGTTAGACAGCAAAATGCTGGCTGGCTGCATTGAGGTGGCAGCCGCTCGTAAAAAACGCATGGCCGCCAAGAACACGAGTTCTTGGCGGCCATCGCAAAGGTTAGAAGTCGGTCAGGACCTAAACGTTGAAGCGGAACTCCACGACGTCGCCGTCCTTCATGATGTATTCCTTGCCCTCGATGCGGGCCTTGCCGGCGGCCTTGGCCGCGGACATGGAACCGGCGTCGACCAGGTCGTCGAACGCGACAACCTCGGCCTTGATGAAGCCGCGCTGGAAGTCGGTGTGGATGACACCTGCCGCCTGCGGGGCGGTCCAGCCCTTGTGGATGGTCCAGGCACGGGTTTCCTTCGGGCCTGCGGTCAGGTAGGTCTGCAGGCCGAGGGTGTCGAAACCGACGCGTGCCAGCTTGTCCAGGCCCGACTCGGTGTAGCCGGCGTCCTCGAGCATCTCTTCGGCTTCTTCTTCGGTCAGCTCCGAGAGTTCGGATTCGAACTGCGCGTCGAGGAAAATTGCCTCGGCCGGGGCAACCAGTGCGGAAAGCTCTTCCTGCATTGCGGTGTTGGCCAGGCCCTCTTCATCGGTGTTGAACACGTAGATGAACGGCTTGGTGGTCATCAGCTGCAACGGGGCCAGCTCTTCGATGTCGATGCCTGCGGCCTTGCCGGAAGCGTAGAGGGTGTTGCCCTCTTCGAGAACCTTCTGCGCGGCCTTGACCAGTTCGATGAACGAGGCTTCGACCTTCTTGGTCCGCAGTTCCTTTTCGAGGCGCGGCAGCTGGTTTTCGATGGTCTGCAGGTCGGCAAGGATCAGCTCGGTGGCGATCGTCTCGATGTCCGAGGCCGGATCGATCTTGCCGTCGACGTGGATCACGTCGGGGTCCGAGAAAGCGCGCGTCACCTGGCAGATGGCCTCGGCTTCGCGGATGTTGGCCAGGAACTTGTTGCCCAGCCCTTCACCCTCGGAGGCACCCTTGACGATGCCGGCGATGTCCACGAAGGACACGGTTGCCGGAAGGATGCGCTCGGAGCCGAAGATCCCGGCGAGCACCTTCAGGCGTGCATCAGGCAACGGCACGACACCCACGTTGGGTTCGATGGTTGCGAACGGGTAGTTGGCCGCGAGGACCTGGGCGCGGGTAAGCGCGTTGAACATTGTTGACTTGCCGACATTGGGCAGTCCGACGATTCCGATTGTAAGAGCCACGGGAATAGAGTCTACCGTCCCGATCCTGCCTGCGCTTCCTGCACCGCCGGCAGCCCGCGGCATCGCTGCCCGAAATGAGCAAAGCCATGGCGCTGACCCACGCATTCGTGGATCAACGCCATGGCTTGTGTGCGGCGCCTGTGTGCGCCGTCGAGGGACTAGCTGCTGATGTCCGACTTCACGATGCGCCCGCCGAGGCCGCGCGAATCATCGCCGGCTTCCTTGAGCTTGGCGCGGATTTCCTTGGGCAGCGAGAACAGGATGTCCTCCTCCGCGGTGGTGACTTCCTCCACGTTTGCGAAGCCGTACTCGGCCAGCAGCGACAGCACGTCGCGGACCAGGACCTCGGGCACCGAGGCGCCGGAGGTCACACCCACGCTGGAGACGCCCTCGAACCAAGACTCGTCGACCTCCGAGGCGTAGTCCACGCGGTAGGCGGCGGAGGCGCCGTACTCGAGGGCGACCTCGACCAGGCGCACCGAGTTCGAGGAGTTCGAGGAACCCACGACGATGACTAGCTCGGCCTGCGGGGCGATGGCCTTGATGGCCGCTTGGCGGTTGGTGGTCGCGTAGCAGATGTCATCGCTCGGAGGATCCTGCAGGTTCGGGAAGCGGGCGCGCAGGCGGCGGACGGTTTCCATGGTCTCGTCGACGCTCAAAGTGGTCTGTGAGAGCCAGATGAGCTTGTCCGGGTTTTTCACCTGGACGGTGTCGGCTTCCTCGGGGTTGTTCACGATGGTGGTCACCTCCGGCGCCTCGCCGTAGGTGCCCTCGACCTCTTCGTGCCCCTCGTGGCCCACCAGCAGGATTTCGTAGTCCTCACGGGCGAAGCGCACCGCTTCCTTGTGGACCTTGGTCACCAGCGGGCAGGTGGCGTCGATAGTGCGCAGGCCGCGGTCGGCCGCGGACTTGACCACTGCCGGGGATACTCCGTGGGCTGAGAAGACCACCAGCGCGCCCTCGGGAACTTCCTCGTTTTCCTCCACGAAGATGGCACCGCGGGCCTCAAGGGTGGAAACCACGTGCAGGTTGTGCACGATCTGCTTGCGCACGTACACCGGGGCACCGTAGTGCTCAAGGGCCTTTTCCACGGCGATGACCGCGCGGTCCACACCGGCGCAGTAGCCGCGCGGGGCGGCAAGGTAGACCTTGCGTTCGCCGGTGACGGGCGCAGCGGCGGCAATTTCTGCCGGGGTGCGACGGGTGCGCGGGATGACGGGCATCGGAAGTGAGACCGGAGCGGTGGAACTGGTAGCCATGTAACAAGTCTACGTTCGGGGGCAAATTGGTTGGCGCGCGTGCCCGCCGATTCCGCCGCTAGCCGAGCGCGATCGGGTTTTCGCGCCGCCAGATCCAGGTTCCGAGCGCCGCAAGCAGGGCAACGACCCCGCCGACGATCAACGCATTGCTGATGTTCTGCAGCTCGGCCCGCGCCCCGGTGGCCAATTGGTCGACCACAAGCTGGGTGAGTTCGGAGCCCTCCACCGGCAGCCCGGACAGGCGCGATCCGAAGATGATGAGCACCGCCGCGAGCAGCAGGGCCGCTCCCCCGGTGACAACCAGCACCCTGCCGCGGAACCCGCGCGGAGCCAGGAGCAGCGCCCCGGCCAGCAGCACGGCCGCCGCGGCAAGCAGCCAACCCCAGGCCGCGGCGAATGCGAGCCAGCGGTTCGCCTCGCTGGCGGACAGCGTGTCCGCCGTCGGCCAGTTGGTGTCTACCATCACCGGGGGCACCTCGATGGTTTGCGGCAACAGCCGGCCCAGCACGGATCCCTCCAGCGAGGCGTGAAGTGTGCCGTAGGCGGCGGTGATCAGCGGCGCCAGGTCAAACTTCAGGGTCACTTCTTCCATGCCGGTTTCGGCGGCCGTCTCCAGCTCCACCGCGTAGGTCCGGCGCGTGTTTTCGATGGTGGTGTCCCACGCCGCGGCGAATCCCGGGTCGCTGAGCAGCGCGGCGCTGCTCTTGGTGATCGCCGTTTCAAGCACGCCCTGCAGTGCCCGCGGGATCGGCACCTTGTTGGTGATTTGGGTGGTCAGTGCCGCGCCGAGTTCGCTCGGCAGGATTGCGCGCAGCTGCTCGTTTTCGGCAAGCGGGCCCATGATGCGCTGGAGCGGTTCGGGGGTGTTGATGATCTGGTTGGCGGTGCGGGCACCGAGCCCCAGGCCCGCGGCGAGCACCGCGAGGACTGCCAACACGATGGCGATGGTTTTGCTGACCGTAGCGGGCATCAGGACTCCAACGGTAGAGGTCGGCGGGGTGCCAACCCGTGATTTGTCCCATGTTACTGGTATCAATGAGTTTGGTGTAGTTTCGATATCCGGCACCAAGGAAGGCGTTTCCCCACGTGGAGCAAGCACAAGAAGGACAAGGTTCGCTGCCGCGCACCGCGGCTGCGACAAGCCCGGAGAACCCCTGGCCGCTGCGGGTCCTGTCGGAGAAGTTGAAGGCGCACATCGAGAACTCCCCGGAGTCATGGGTGGAGGGCCAGCTGCTGGAGGCCAACGTCCGCAACGGCCACGCCTACCTGGTGATGCGCGACGTCGACGTCGACTACTCGTTCTCCGTGACGGTGTGGGCCTCGGTGATGCGTTCGCTGGACAGCGCCCCGGAGGTCGGTTCGCGCGTGGTGGCCCGGGTGAAACCGAGCTTCTATGCCAAGACCGGGCGGCTGTCGCTGAACGCCTACGACCTGCGCCCGGTGGGCCTGGGTGACCTGCTGGCGCGCCTCGAGCGGCTGCGCCGCGCACTCTTCGACGAGGGGCTCTTTGACGCATCACGCAAGAAGCCGCTGCCGCTGCTGCCCAACCGGATCGGGTTGATCACCGGGCGCGATTCGGATGCCGAAAAGGACGTGATCCGCAATGCGTCGCTGCGCTGGCCGGCCGTCCGCTTCGACATCCGCAACACCGCCGTGCAGGGCGTGAACGCCGTCGGCGAGGTCATGGCCGCGCTGCGCGACCTGGATGCAAACCCGGAGATCGACGTGATCATCATCGCCCGCGGCGGCGGGGCCCTCGAGGACCTGCTGCCCTTCAGCTCCGAGGAACTGGTGCGGGCCGTCGCGGCCTGCACCACCCCGGTGGTTTCGGCCATCGGGCACGAGGCGGACCGGCCCATCCTCGACGACGTGGCCGACCTGCGCGCCTCCACCCCGACCGATGCGGCCAAGCGCGTGGTGCCGGACCTTCTCGAGGAGCTGAACGGGATCGCCCAGGCGCGGCACCGGCTGGATCGGGCCGTGCGGCAGAACCTGGAGCGCGAATCCCAGCGCATCGCCTCGCTGCGGGCCCGCCCGGTGCTGGCCAACCCGCACTTCATGGTGCAGGTGCGCCGCGAGGACCTGGCCCGGCTGTCCCAGCGCAGCACCTACTCGATGCGCGGCTCGCTGGCCCGCGGGCAGGACGCGATAGCGCACCTGCGCGCCCAGGTCCGCGCGCTCTCCCCCCAGCAGACACTCGACCGCGGGTACTCGGTGCTGCAGCTTGCCGACGGGCAGGTGGTCCGCGCCGCCGACCAGGCCCCCGAGGGAACCGACGTTTCGGTGCGCCTGGCCCGCGGCCGGCTCACCGCCACCATTACGACCAGCCAGTTACCAGACGAAGGAATCACAGCATGAGCGCCGAAGCGAAGCACCCCGATGTTGCGCAGCTAAGTTACGAGCAGGCCCGCGAGGAGCTGGTGGCCGTGGTGGCCCAGCTCGAGGCCGGCGCCGCGACCCTTGAGCAGTCGCTGGGCCTGTGGGAGCGCGGCGAGGCCCTGGCCGCCCGCTGCGAGGCCTGGCTGCAGGGCGCCTCGCAGCGCTTGGACGCCGCCCGCGGGCAGCAGGAATCCCCCGACTCGGGCGAATAGCGCCCCGCACAGCACAGCAACCCAACAGCCCGTCAGCATCGACTTTTGGCCGACGCTGGCGGGCTGCTTGCTGCCCGGGATGATCGGCGCTCAGGAGTTCTGCAGGCGCGCCAGCTGTTCGGCAACGTCGAAGGCCGCCGGGGGCCACTGCGGGTCGATTTCCTCCAGCGCCTCGCGCAGCAGCGACGCGACGGCCAGGCGCGCGTACCACTTCCTGTTCGCGGGGATCACGTGCCATGGGGCCGCCTCCGTGTTGGTGCGGTTGATGGCCACCTCGTAGGCGTTCATGTAGTCGTCCCACAACAGGCGCTCGTCGATGTCCCCGGGGTTGAACTTCCAGTACTTGTCCGGGCGCTCGAGGCGTTCTGCCAGCCGGGAGCGCTGCTCGTCCTTGGAGATGTGCATCATCACCTTGATGACCTTGGTGTCCGCGGCGACCAGCCGGGCCTCGAACTCGTTGATGGCGGCGTAGCGGCGCTCCAGCTCGGCCTCGTCGGCATATCCGCGGACCTTGTGGATCAACACGTCCTCGTAGTGCGACCGGTCGAACACCCCGATGTGGCCGGCGCCCGGCAGCTCCTTCTCGATGCGCCAGAGGAAGTCGTGGGCGCGCTCCTCCTCGGTGGGCGCCTTGAACGCGTGGTGCTCGACGCCCTGCGGGTCGACCATGCCCACCACGTGGCGCACGATGCCGCCCTTGCCGGCGGTGTCCATGGCCTGCAGGATGAGCAGGACCTTGGGCGTGGCGCCGGAGCGCGAGGCGGCGAAGAGCCGCTCCTGCAGCTCGTCGAGCACCCGTCCGGTTTCCTTCAGGTCCGCGGCGGCGCTGAGCTTGTTGCCGGAGTAGCCGGGGGCCGACCGCGGATCAACGGCCCCCAGCCTGAAGTCCTTGGGCACACGCAGCAACCGGTGCGCCGGGGCGTCGAGGGGAACGGAACGTGCCAGGACTTGTTGCTTCTTGCTCATGGACACCGCTTTCGGTTCGGGGGCTGATGGAACGAGCGTACGGCAGGCGGCTTCGTTTCGGTCCACGTGGCGTGCGTGTTTATCGATTTCCGTGCCGTGGCGGGCGGCGCGCGGGATCGGTCCCGCCAGCTCATTGATACAGATTTGGCTGTACTATCAAGTCATGGAAACCACGACACACGCCGATGTGCTGACCCGGTTCGGGCACGCGCTCTCGGACCCGACCCGCACGGCCGTGCTGCTGGCACTGCGGGACTCCCCGTCCTACCCAAGTGACCTGGCGGAGCTGGTGGGCGTATCGCGCCAGAAGCTCTCGAACCACCTGGCCTGCCTGCGCGGCTGCGGGCTGGTCGTCGCGGTCCCGGAGGGCCGTCGCATCAGGTACGAGCTTTCCGATCCGATGCTCGCCCACGCGCTGACCGACCCGATGGGCGTCGTGCTTGCCGTCGATTCAGGCCACTGCGCCAACGCCGCCACCGAGGGGTGCTGCTGACATGGCAACGCAACGCCTGGGCGCCAACCCCGTCGGCAATGAACGACGGGCCATGCTGAACCGGCGGATCAGGTTCCTCGTCGCCGCAACGATTTTCTACAACGTCATCGAGGCCGTCGTGGCGATCACCGCGGGGAAGATCGCCTCATCCTCCGCGTTGGTGGGGTTCGGGCTGGATTCGGTCATCGAGGTGACCTCCGCCGCGGCCGTGGCCTGGCAGTTCAGCGCCAGGGACCCCGAGGCCCGCGAGAAGACCGCGCTGCGCATCATCGCCGTGTCCTTCTTTGCGCTGGCCGCCTTCGTCTCCGTCGATGCCGTCCGTTCGCTGCTCGGCGGCGCGCAGGCCGATCATTCGGTGCCGGGAATCGTGCTGGCTGCGCTCTCGCTGGCGATCATGCCGGTGCTCTCCTACCTGCAGCGGCGTGCCGGGCGAGAGCTGGGCTCCCGCTCGGCCGTCGCCGATTCCAAGCAGACGCTGCTGTGCACCTACCTCTCCGCGGTGCTGCTGGTCGGCTTGGTGCTCAACGCCTGGCTCGGCTGGGCCTGGGCCGACCCGGTGGCCGCGTTGGTGATCGCCGCCGTGGCGCTCAAGGAGGGGCGCGACGCCTGGAAGGGCGATGCCTGCTGCGCACCGAATCCCGGGGCGTTCCGGGACGAGGCACCGGGAAACCCCGGTCCGGCCGGCCGCGAAAAACCGGCCGATGCGGGTTGCGCCTGCTGCACCCCGCCCGCCGACCGCCCAACCCCGCCGGCGCGAGGCTAGCCGCGGCTGGCATGCAAAACGCCGGGTGCCCCGCCACCGGGAAATCGTGGCAGGGGCACCCGGCGTTTGCGCCGGTATTGGTGCCGGTATTGGTGCCGGTGAAGGCTAGACCGAGACCTTGCCCTCGCGCAGGGTCTCCAGGAACTCGGCGATGCGGCCGACAGCGTCCCGGATGTCGCGCACCGCGGGCAGGGTGACCAAGCGGAAGTGGTCCGGGGCGATCCAGTTGAACGCGGTGCCGTGGGAGATCAGCATCTTCTGCTGCTTGAGCAGTTCCAGGGCAAAGGCCTCGTCGCTGCGGATCGGGTAGACCTCGGGATCCAGCCTCGGGAACAAGTACAGCGCACCCTTGGCCTGCTGCACCGAGACGCCGGGGATGTCGTTGAGCAGCGCGAAGGCGGTGTCGCGCTGTTCCTTCAGGCGCCCGCCGGGCAGGATCAGGTCGTTGATCGACTGGTATCCGCCCAACGCAGTCTGGATGGCGTGCTGGCCCGGTACGTTCGCGCACAGGCGCATGTTGGTGAGCAGGTTGATGCCCTCGATGTAGTCCCCGGCCAGGTGCTTGGGGCCGGAGATGGCCATCCAGCCGGAACGGAAACCGCAGACCCGGTAGGCCTTGGACAGGCCGGAGAAGGTCAGGATCAGCACGTCGTCGCACAGCGCGGCGGTGTTGATGTGGGTTTCCTCGTCGTAGAGGATCTTCTCGTAGATCTCGTCGGAGAACACCACCAGGTTGTGCTTGCGGGCCAGCTCCAGGATGCCCTCGAGGGTTTCCTTCGGGTAGACCGCGCCCGTGGGGTTGTTCGGGTTGATGATCACCACGCCCTTGGTGCGGGCGGTGATCTTCGATTCCATGTCCTCGAGGTCCGGCAGCCAGCCCTCTTCCTCGACGTTCAGGTAGTGCACGGGGGTGCCGCCGGCCAGCGAGACCGATGCCGTCCACAGCGGGTAGTCCGGGGCAGGGATCAGCACCTCGTCGCCGTTGTTCAGCAGCGCGTTCAAGGACAGCGTGATCAGCTCCGAGACGCCGTTGCCCAGGTAGATGTCATCGACGCTGATGGATTGGATGCCGCGGGTTTGGTAGTACTGCGAGACCGCGGTGCGGGCGGAGAAGATGCCGCGGGAGTCCGAATACCCCTGGGCCTGGGGCAGGTTGCGCATCATGTCCACGAGGATCGCGTCGGGTGCCTCGAACCCAAAGGGCGCGGGGTTGCCGATGTTCAGCTTCAGGATCCGATGCCCCTCGGCCTCCATGCGCTGGGCGTGTTCGAGCAGCGGTCCACGGATGTCGTAGAGGACGTTGTGGAGCTTGGTCGACTGCTTGAATTCTGGCATTCTCTTACTTTCTCATAGGGGCCGCACCGAGTTGGTGAATGTGATCAACCCAACGCGGACGGGGCGACACAGTTGTGAAATGTTTGCCACTCAGGGCTTGGCTACCAGGGACTTTTCCCGCAGCCAGTCGATTGCAACCTTCTCCGGGCCGAGCGCGTCGCGGCCCGTGACCGCGCGGTTCAGCGCGATGAGGTCTTCCTGCTTCAGCGCCGCGCTGACCTTGTTGATCGCGTCGATGGCGTCCTGCCCGAGCTGTCTGGTGGTGGTCAGGGGGGTCAGCGTCTGCGGTTCGAACAGCGCTTGGGCGTCCTGCACGACCACCAGGCCGTTGTCTGGGATGCCCGCGTTGTCCGACGTCGTCGCCAGGACCTCGACCTGGCCGGTGATGAGCGGCCCCACCGTTGATTCGTCCTGCGGCACCACCGGAACCATGCGGTGCGGCGTACACGAGTAGATCCCTTCCAGCCGCGGAAGCAGGTCGGCGGACAGCGACTTGGGGACACCGAAGTCCAGGTCGGGGCACAACGCCGGCAGCTGTGCGAGCGTTGCGAGGTTCTTGCCGGCACTGGTCGCAGCGGTGACGACCAGGGTGCCGGTGCGGGCGGCCGCGGCCGAATCCAGCAGCGCGTACTCGCCGAGGTCCAGCCCGTGCAGGCGCTTGAGTGTCTGTTCCGCGCTCGGCGGCAGCGCCGTGCCGGGGGCCGGGGTCGACGGCTTTCCGGAGCCCGTCGCCGGCGCGGAGCCCGGCACCGGCGCGGAGCCCGCGGGGGCTTCCTTGTCCAGCGCCGCCAGCAAGTCGCCGGATCCGGCGATGACCACGTCCGCCTTGCCGTCGAGGACCTCGGCGACGGGGTCGGCCACAGGTTCGCCAACCTTGGCATCGATCCCCGCGGCTTCCAGCATTCCGACGTAGACGTTGGCCAGGGTCGTGGACGTGGCGTCGGCGGTGTGGGCAAAAACCAGCTCGCGTTCGGTGGCGCTCTGCGAGGCTTGCACCTGCGGCTTGGGGGTGCAGGCGCTCAGCAGCAGGGCCCCGCAGGCCAGGCCGGCCACCAGGACGCGGCGCTTGGTCTTGGGCGTGGATCCGCCCGGTGTCATTTGGTGTCTTTCAGGCTGTTGGCGCGGTAGAGCGCGATTGCGGCATCGACCCGGTCGGTGCGGTTCAACGACTCGACGGCATCGAGCGGGAACCACGCGGCTTGGCTGGTTGTCCCGTCGGTTTCAAAACGCAGCTCGCCGCCCGTGACGCTGGCCGTGTAGACGACGGCAACCGTCTGCATCGGCAGGGCGGCGGCGCCAAAGCGCTTGTGGGCGGGGATCAACCCGGAATCGACACCCAGCAGGTCGTTGATCTGCACCGTGTACCCGGTTTCCTCCTCGACCTCGCGCACGGCCCCGGATTCGATGCTCTCGCCAAGCTCCACTCCCCCGCCGGGCAACGTCCAGCGCGGCACGAAGTCGACCTGGCGGGCGCGCATGTCCCACAGGGCCAGCAGGATTTTTTCGTCGCGAACCACTACACAATAGGCGGCTAGCCGGGTCTCGAAGTCTCGAAGCCCGGTGTTTGGCGGGTTAGTCATGAAACCAGTTTATGGCGTGGGCCGGGCCGCCCTGCCTGCCGCAGTCCCAAAGGCTGCGCAACTGTGATGGAATATCTGCATGGCATTCTCTACTTCCCCGCAACTTCCGGCCGAACTTGACGCTGTTGACCGTCGGATCATTCAGGAACTGGTCAACGACGCGCGCATCAGCAACGCCATGCTGGCCCAGCGCACGGGCATCGCCCCGTCAACGGCCCTGCTGCGCACCCGTTCGCTGGTGGAGCGCGGGGTGCTGACCGGGTACCACGCGGAGGTGAGCCTGCCGGCGGTGGGCCGCAGCGTCCAGGCGCTGATCTCGGTGCGCCTGCGCGTGCATGACCGCGTGCAGATCGACCGTTTCACCGAGAAGATGCCGCAGCTGCCCGAGGTGCTCTCGATGTTCCACGTCTCGGGTGCCACCGACTACCTGCTGCACATCGCCGTCAGCTCCACCGAGGCGTTGCGCGATTGGGTGCTGGACAACCTGGCCACCGACGAATCCGTCGGGCACACCGAGACCACCCTGGTGTTCGGCCACCACAAGGGGCACGGCGGGCCGGTTCCGGAGGAACCCCTGGGCTAACCCGCCCCGCCGGAGCCGCCCAGGCCGCTGCGATCGGCCCTGTCCACCAGTTCCTCGGCCACCCGAAGCCGGGCCTCGGCCGCCGGGATCCAGGCATCGGAGCCCGCAACGCGCGCACCCGCCACCAGGGTCAGCGCCACG
It contains:
- a CDS encoding glycine betaine ABC transporter substrate-binding protein → MTPGGSTPKTKRRVLVAGLACGALLLSACTPKPQVQASQSATERELVFAHTADATSTTLANVYVGMLEAAGIDAKVGEPVADPVAEVLDGKADVVIAGSGDLLAALDKEAPAGSAPVPGSAPATGSGKPSTPAPGTALPPSAEQTLKRLHGLDLGEYALLDSAAAARTGTLVVTAATSAGKNLATLAQLPALCPDLDFGVPKSLSADLLPRLEGIYSCTPHRMVPVVPQDESTVGPLITGQVEVLATTSDNAGIPDNGLVVVQDAQALFEPQTLTPLTTTRQLGQDAIDAINKVSAALKQEDLIALNRAVTGRDALGPEKVAIDWLREKSLVAKP
- a CDS encoding NUDIX hydrolase, translating into MTNPPNTGLRDFETRLAAYCVVVRDEKILLALWDMRARQVDFVPRWTLPGGGVELGESIESGAVREVEEETGYTVQINDLLGVDSGLIPAHKRFGAAALPMQTVAVVYTASVTGGELRFETDGTTSQAAWFPLDAVESLNRTDRVDAAIALYRANSLKDTK
- a CDS encoding Lrp/AsnC family transcriptional regulator yields the protein MAFSTSPQLPAELDAVDRRIIQELVNDARISNAMLAQRTGIAPSTALLRTRSLVERGVLTGYHAEVSLPAVGRSVQALISVRLRVHDRVQIDRFTEKMPQLPEVLSMFHVSGATDYLLHIAVSSTEALRDWVLDNLATDESVGHTETTLVFGHHKGHGGPVPEEPLG